TAACGTCAGCAGGTTACCAGAACCTGTGAATGCTACAGAAAGAGGGTTACCATCAAGTGTTATTTCCTTCTGGAACTTTCCACCTGAACTGAACAGTTGAACTCTTTTGTTCCAATTATCTGCAACAGCAATTGTTCCGGTTTTGTCGCTCACAGAAATATTGTTAATGCAAGCAAACTCTCCTTCTCCGTTCCCTCTTGATCCAAACTTAAAACCAAATTGATACTGATGCGCAAGAACCTGCACAACACAGGGGCTACCAGTCAGCAGCTGTGCATTCACTTGGATTTAATTTataaatatatgcaaatgaaataaatctagcagacacgtgaccagccgcaaccagggtttTTTCTCGAAGCGGAGAAAGGACcccgggaacgaggttgatcgCTGTTCATTTCACATTTGCTTgttccatttcacttttgtagtTTTGGTGGTTTCGGCAACTTTGGTTGAAGTCACGCTACACCAATTCTTGCCAAGCTACAAGTCTCTACAAGTCTACAAGTCTCTACAGGGTGAGTGGACAACAAACGTGTCCACTTTACTTTATTATTTCAGACTTTGTAGTATGAGGTCGGACGTCAGCATGTAAAGGCGCTCCAGGCAGCCGCTATCAGTCCATATTTGACCCCACCCACCCCACCAATACCCTTGCAAAGGgaagccacaacaccgggaacttcatgccctactcttttcgaatagtgtgtgggttctttaacgtcccacattgaactaataaacatggaaggtatttgcaagacgggacctacggtttatagtccttatccgagaagacttgaaagtcttaccatttgctgatgtaattacaaaggcagcactttctactcagttatttttttaagaccctgagtgatggtccggccggagtcgaactcacgacctcccgcgtgacagaccgatgctcaTTTAACTGAGCCACCGCGGCGGTGCTTAACCATTCCACGATACTGCACCATACTGCAAGCTATTCGCAATATGTTCGACTCTCCATTGTTTAACTAAACCCTCTGATATACCTTTGGATCTTTTGATGCAAGGCTGAGCGATTTATTGTTGACCTGTTCTCTTTCTCATTTGCTTGAATCATTTCGACATTTTACACCAAGCTATTTCACGCAATGCTATCTCCCTTGATATCGTGCTCAACCATTTGAAACTAAGctaatcagttccatacatcaCTGCGTTATTTGATGTTGAACTAAATCATTCGACATTACAACGCGCTGTTCCAGCACTGGGAGCTGTCTCATTTTGATTTTGTCTGAATCGTTTGCgagttagtctccttcgcatcCGTCTTTCGAGATGTCACACAACGCTCCCTTGAaaggaggagcgttgcgtgacatcccgaaagacggctgcgaaggagattATTTGCGAGTGAAAGCTGGGCTAATCGCAATGTCACTTGATTGTTGAACAGTTTCGTTTTCCTCATTGACATAGGTCACTATTTCATTTATGATTGGTCTGAACTGTTTTTGTTTAGCCTGTTTTATTCTGATAAAGAAGACTGAACTGTTTGTATCTTGGTTGGATCACTTACTAATTTAGTGTGCTATCCTGTAGACAATGAGTGAAAcaattctgttttgtttgaattgATTACAATTCTTGTATTTTTGGTGGTAACAGCCGCCCATAAGAGAAGAATGCATAAACAGCGCCATTTTGTCAGATAACAGGACCAGGACCCAGGTCACGTCCGCGACAATAGAACGTGGTTGCTAACCGCGTCAAAAAATCTGTTTGCGTACTGCAGACGGACGCCATTTTGTTTATAGTACAATGTCAGGCACTCTGGTTGGCCGTCTGTTGCAAAATGTATGCAACAATCTATATTGATTCAACATCAACACTGGATATTTTCATTCAACGACTATATTGATTCAACTTCAACACGGGCTATTTTTGCGCAAGACAAATATTTATTCAGCTTCAACGCATAAAAGTTATGTTTTATGAAACGAATATATGTATATTcaacttcaacaaaaaaaatattttcattcaccaaaacatatttattcaACTCTTCAAGTTCCCGGACATCGATAAATTCTTATTCAACAAAGCTCCACCTCCCTACCCCCCTACCGGCCCTTCTTTAAAACCCTGTCAAAACGTTTTTTTACTTAGTTTCAACTATAATAATACTAAAACATATATTTCTATATACATGTATATGCTAACCATTGATAATATATTTACCAAacatattattttcattttaaaactgTACTAAATTAGACTACATTAAACTACTGTACTACATTAAACTACTTTAAACTACTGTACTACGTTGAAACGGTACTACATCATTTTCAAGGCATGAGCTCATTAAAAATGTATTTCTAAAATTCCTAAAGTATAAGCCACCACTAAGAAACTGCCAAGCACAAGGTGTTTTATTTCCttaatattttataataattttgctTCGGTCAGGAAATCGAATGGCTCGCACTGCTCACGGCAGAACTGCTCATCAATCTCATGCAGATGAAAGGATTTTGTACCACGGTAGgaaatcaatgttttttttgttttttgtttgtttgttttttcgagaAGCTAACAAAAAATTACTTCTCCCGAGAACAGTGTTTATTGATGGCCATTCAGTTTGGACTAGGTAAAACTCGCACAACATGGTTCATAGAAATAACAACACAAACTTCTCTTAATTAATGAAAAACATAAATACTGCTCCAGCCAGCTACAAAGAGGcttttgtcattattatttatGGCAGCAAAACCAGGATTGTTATTCTTGAAACATGGTCCCTGCAATTTGCTCAAAAACTTGCCGCTTAGAGTGAAGAGTTGAAGCCTTTCGTTTTTTACATCACACACTATTAGTCGGTTGCACTTGTCAATGACGAGTCCAACCGGACAATCAAACTGTCCATCATCAGATCCCTTGCAGCCTATGTCATGTAAATATATTCCTGATTGATCAAAGACCTtgacacaatgggctccaggataagaaacaaagaatttgTTCTGATGATAAATAGCACATTCTGGATATGCAGCACAGTCTGGGGCAGTGAAGGAAAGTAACAAGTCATTCCCGTCAGGGGAAAGGACCTTGACTTCTTTGTCAGTTATGATCAAACGACCATCACCCGCAAGAGAAAGGCGTATTGGTTTCTTTACATGCATCACCTTAATGTGTTTGAGGAACTGACCTTCCTCACTTATCACACGAAGTTTATTTTTGCTTCCAGATTCTAAAGCGATTAGCTCACCAAGGTATGTAAAAGCCACGGATATAGGGCGACCAGTAAGTCTTACCTCCCTTTGGAACTTTCCATCTGAACTGAACAGTTGAATTCTTTTGTTCATATAATCTGCAACGGCAATCGTTCCAGTTTTGTCACTCACAGCAATATTAGCAATCCAATGAAATTCTCCTTGTCTCTTTCCTCTTGttccaaatttaaaattacCTTGATAATGATACTGATGACGAACCTCCACAACACAGGGGCTACCAGTCAGCAGCTGTCCATTCACTTGGATTTCAACGCTATGTTGTCCAAAACATTGGGGTGTGTATGTCACTATGTATTCGCCGTCTTTGCTGTCTTTGAGCTCTGTTCTTAAGTGATCACCTTCTGGAGATAAAATATCGACTTTGATTTGATCATCTTCTTGATAATATTGCAATCCCTCTGAATCCCTTGTAACGACAACAAATTTCGATTCTTTTCCTGTTTCGCTGTCGTAGTATTCAGTTAAGCACATCGATGGATCAGTTCTGGTGACTAAAATTTGGTCCAAAAGATCAAATTTCTTGTCAACCAAGTAATCTAAATATGGCGACTTGTAAACATCAGGTTTTCTGGCGTTTAGCAGTTCGTCACAGCGTCCGATGATGGCGGGATTTGTTTGAAGAATTTCAGCGCTCATGTTTCTTGCCAAGATAACCTCTCCTCGTTCCACCAAGCTTTTCAGTTGGGTGGTAATCAGCTCTAAGTTTTCCAGTCGGGTTGcgtgttgtttttgttcaaCTTCATAAATATCACGCAATTTGTCcttcattttcttttcgtgTGCTCGTAAATCGCGAATCAATTCTTCCACGCTGTCTGTCATCTTTTTTTCGGCGTTCATAATATCAGctatgtttttactttttagctCAGTCTGTTCCTTGATTTGATACTCATATAAGAGAATTTCCTCTTTCACTTTGTTCACAACTTCCGCCATTTGCAGTTTTTGTTCTCCAGCAGCTTTCTGTGTGTCTGTCATGTTGTGTCGATTATGACTGACTACACTGCACTTGTGGCAAACCATAACTTTACAGTCCTCACAGTAAAATTCTAGTGGTTGATTTTCGTGATATTGCTGTGAACACACGACGGGTCTTTGGATCAAGTCTTGCACATCTTGAGCTTCCAGTTT
This window of the Acropora muricata isolate sample 2 chromosome 14, ASM3666990v1, whole genome shotgun sequence genome carries:
- the LOC136898961 gene encoding E3 ubiquitin-protein ligase TRIM71-like, with product MDVQQLFKRLKKEAECPLCLETVKSPKTLPCLHSFCLKCLDELANFARRQLQATIKCPVCQTSFPIPDTDTFDNLPSSFHLNRLVDVLALEDGAVQAQNRNTCDDNNPATSYCFVCKSFLCATCFQSHQRFKATRGHRNVLIDKLEAQDVQDLIQRPVVCSQQYHENQPLEFYCEDCKVMVCHKCSVVSHNRHNMTDTQKAAGEQKLQMAEVVNKVKEEILLYEYQIKEQTELKSKNIADIMNAEKKMTDSVEELIRDLRAHEKKMKDKLRDIYEVEQKQHATRLENLELITTQLKSLVERGEVILARNMSAEILQTNPAIIGRCDELLNARKPDVYKSPYLDYLVDKKFDLLDQILVTRTDPSMCLTEYYDSETGKESKFVVVTRDSEGLQYYQEDDQIKVDILSPEGDHLRTELKDSKDGEYIVTYTPQCFGQHSVEIQVNGQLLTGSPCVVEVRHQYHYQGNFKFGTRGKRQGEFHWIANIAVSDKTGTIAVADYMNKRIQLFSSDGKFQREVRLTGRPISVAFTYLGELIALESGSKNKLRVISEEGQFLKHIKVMHVKKPIRLSLAGDGRLIITDKEVKVLSPDGNDLLLSFTAPDCAAYPECAIYHQNKFFVSYPGAHCVKVFDQSGIYLHDIGCKGSDDGQFDCPVGLVIDKCNRLIVCDVKNERLQLFTLSGKFLSKLQGPCFKNNNPGFAAINNNDKSLFVAGWSSIYVFH